The following coding sequences lie in one Apium graveolens cultivar Ventura chromosome 1, ASM990537v1, whole genome shotgun sequence genomic window:
- the LOC141720301 gene encoding major pollen allergen Ole e 10-like — protein MARPDLYLCCITILLGLFALSTCEQSTLAKPNDGDIPPPTWCVASAAATDAQLQGFIDFACGGKIDCRFIQPGGDCYDPNTPRGHGSWCLDTYYREYKDCNQIGTIVYQDPSYGDCLYI, from the exons ATGGCAAGGCCAGATTTATACTTGTGCTGTATTACCATTTTACTCGGTCTCTTTGCACTGTCTACTTGTGAACAATCTACATTGGCTAAACCAAATGATGGTGAT ATTCCGCCTCCGACATGGTGTGTAGCATCAGCTGCAGCAACAGATGCACAGCTTCAGGGATTCATAGACTTTGCATGCGGAGGAAAGATAGATTGTCGTTTCATACAGCCTGGGGGAGACTGTTATGACCCAAACACACCAAGAGGCCATGGATCTTGGTGTCTTGATACCTATTACAGAGAATATAAAGACTGTAATCAGATTGGTACTATTGTTTACCAGGACCCTT CTTATGGAGACTGCCTTTACATTTAA